One segment of uncultured Tolumonas sp. DNA contains the following:
- a CDS encoding DUF554 domain-containing protein, with amino-acid sequence MLIGPYINGTAVVMGGMSGAFLGAKLPERIRTALPQTFGLASMGLGIALITKVHFLPAVVLALVIGAILGEMFYLEKNIGKLGAVARKFADNIPSNNSNISHDEFQEKFVAILVLFCASGTGIFGAMTEGMTGDPSILYVKTILDLFTSAIFATALGYSVATIAVPQLAIQLLLAMGATHILPLTTPIMMGDFSATGGLIMLATGFRISGIKIFPVANLLPALILIMPFHHLWSLFFK; translated from the coding sequence ATGCTAATAGGACCATATATAAACGGTACAGCTGTTGTTATGGGCGGAATGTCTGGCGCTTTCCTTGGTGCTAAATTACCAGAACGAATTCGCACGGCGTTGCCACAAACGTTTGGCTTAGCCTCTATGGGGTTGGGTATTGCATTGATCACTAAAGTGCATTTTTTACCTGCGGTTGTATTGGCGTTGGTGATTGGTGCTATTTTAGGCGAAATGTTTTATCTGGAAAAAAACATTGGCAAGCTGGGGGCGGTTGCCAGAAAATTTGCAGATAATATTCCATCTAATAATAGCAATATTTCGCATGATGAATTTCAAGAGAAATTTGTGGCGATATTAGTGTTGTTTTGTGCCAGTGGCACGGGTATTTTTGGTGCTATGACCGAAGGTATGACCGGTGACCCGTCAATTTTATATGTCAAAACGATTTTAGACTTGTTCACATCGGCGATATTTGCGACGGCGTTGGGTTATTCTGTTGCCACTATTGCTGTTCCTCAATTGGCTATTCAATTATTGTTGGCCATGGGGGCTACGCATATTTTGCCATTGACGACACCAATTATGATGGGTGACTTTTCAGCAACCGGTGGTTTGATTATGCTGGCGACAGGTTTTCGCATCAGCGGCATAAAAATATTCCCGGTGGCCAATCTGTTACCCGCATTAATTCTTATTATGCCGTTTCATCATCTTTGGTCGCTGTTTTTTAAATAG
- a CDS encoding UbiD family decarboxylase, protein MSQQQTDCHVHDLRSALELLSQLPEQLITTDVEVDPNAELSGVYRHVGAAGTCMRPTRKGPAMIFNKIKGFDDMKVAIGLLATRERVGHLLGCEPEKLGFLLKNSVQNPIAPVLVSKDKAQCQEVIHRADEPGFDIRKLLPAPTNTLEDAGPYFTMGMCYASDPETGESDITIHRLCMQSKDELSMWLTPGRHIDAFRIKAEAKNEPLPISISIGVDPAIEIAACFEPPTTPLGFDELQVAGAIRNKAVELVNCVTIPARAIAHAEIVIEGVLLPNVRVREDQNTNTGKAMPEFPGYTGEAKAAIPVIKVTAVTHRFSPILQTTIGPSEEHVSMAGIPTEASILDMVDRAMPGKLLNVNAHSSGGGKFLAVMQFKKAAAVDEGRQRQAALLAFSAFPELKHVILVDEDVDIFDTDDILWAMQTRYQGDVDTVFIPGVRCHPLDPSQVPEYSPSILQPGMSCKTIFDCTVPFHLKAHFQRSKFMDVDVKKFVPDFK, encoded by the coding sequence ATGTCACAGCAACAAACAGATTGTCATGTCCACGATTTACGCTCGGCTTTAGAACTACTCAGCCAACTACCGGAACAACTTATCACTACCGATGTGGAAGTTGACCCGAACGCAGAGCTGTCTGGGGTCTATCGTCATGTCGGTGCCGCCGGCACCTGCATGCGGCCAACGCGTAAAGGTCCAGCCATGATCTTTAACAAGATCAAAGGCTTTGATGACATGAAAGTGGCAATTGGTTTATTGGCCACGCGCGAACGTGTTGGCCATTTATTGGGTTGTGAACCCGAAAAACTGGGTTTTTTGCTGAAAAACTCGGTGCAAAACCCAATTGCGCCGGTTTTAGTCTCTAAAGATAAAGCGCAGTGCCAGGAAGTGATCCATCGTGCGGATGAGCCAGGTTTTGATATCCGTAAATTATTACCTGCACCGACTAACACCCTTGAAGATGCCGGCCCGTATTTCACTATGGGGATGTGTTATGCCTCTGACCCAGAAACAGGCGAGTCAGACATCACCATTCACCGTTTGTGCATGCAAAGCAAAGATGAGCTGTCGATGTGGTTAACGCCCGGCCGTCATATCGATGCATTTCGTATAAAAGCAGAAGCCAAGAACGAGCCATTGCCGATTTCGATCAGCATCGGTGTTGACCCTGCTATTGAGATCGCTGCTTGTTTTGAGCCGCCAACCACTCCACTGGGTTTCGATGAATTGCAGGTGGCCGGTGCTATTCGTAATAAAGCGGTTGAATTGGTTAACTGTGTGACCATTCCAGCTCGTGCGATTGCGCACGCGGAAATTGTGATCGAAGGTGTTTTGCTGCCGAATGTCAGAGTGCGGGAAGATCAAAACACCAATACCGGTAAAGCAATGCCGGAGTTTCCGGGTTATACCGGTGAGGCAAAAGCGGCAATTCCAGTGATCAAAGTAACTGCCGTAACGCATCGTTTTTCACCGATTTTGCAAACCACCATCGGCCCGAGTGAAGAGCACGTCAGCATGGCGGGCATTCCGACCGAAGCCAGCATTCTCGACATGGTTGATCGTGCTATGCCGGGCAAATTATTGAATGTGAACGCGCACTCTTCGGGTGGCGGTAAATTCCTTGCGGTCATGCAATTTAAGAAAGCCGCCGCAGTCGATGAAGGTCGTCAGCGTCAGGCGGCGTTACTGGCATTTTCTGCCTTCCCTGAATTAAAACATGTCATTTTGGTCGATGAAGATGTCGATATTTTCGATACCGACGATATTTTATGGGCCATGCAAACCCGCTATCAGGGGGATGTCGACACCGTGTTTATTCCCGGTGTGCGCTGCCATCCGCTCGATCCGTCGCAAGTGCCGGAATATAGCCCAAGCATTCTGCAACCGGGCATGTCATGTAAAACCATCTTTGACTGCACAGTGCCATTTCATCTGAAAGCTCATTTCCAACGTTCTAAATTCATGGATGTGGACGTTAAGAAATTTGTGCCAGATTTTAAATAA
- a CDS encoding ATP-binding protein — MRYTEQLKTIIPKTLFGQVLVTLVINLLIFLVFGFIFIVDDHNKINSHLLAEYSAQRVAGIVSVLNDAAPRERERLAKNLSVLPTTISLDTPWQNQTNDVSASDATLIDNIKKNINSQLEMQVLQIDSLPESFLNSLKFKNDAKFSIYHEKKGSSLYLREVFLQIKLHDNYVITIHHFLPDKVKELFLRFFIFAILLTIVVISLASWSIYKLTKPLKNLANAATELGANINTHPLTEVGPKEIVLASKAFNSMQSSLKSHIETRTQALFAVSHDLRLPLTRLRLRIENNLSSSLKEQIDQDIAEMESMIEQTLDYLKAGYDTEAFIRLNIGSLLDSICDNMEDLGANIERFGQIKIPIMAQPQAINRCLSNIFENARRYGGDKITLSIEDFVSYIKICIEDNGPGIPEKDLLNVFEPYYRLETSRSRHTGGTGLGLPIAKKIIDQHNGKILLKSPPGRGLIVTIILPKNNKTAQPPTQIESIK, encoded by the coding sequence TTGCGATACACAGAGCAGTTAAAAACAATCATCCCGAAAACACTTTTTGGCCAAGTGCTTGTCACTCTGGTCATTAACCTATTAATTTTTCTAGTTTTTGGCTTTATATTCATTGTGGATGATCACAATAAAATCAACTCACATTTGTTAGCGGAATATTCTGCTCAACGTGTTGCCGGTATTGTTTCCGTGTTAAATGATGCCGCGCCAAGAGAACGGGAAAGATTAGCTAAAAATTTGAGTGTATTACCTACAACGATATCACTTGATACCCCTTGGCAAAATCAAACCAATGATGTAAGTGCATCAGATGCCACATTAATAGATAACATTAAGAAAAATATAAATTCTCAACTTGAAATGCAAGTTTTACAAATTGACTCATTACCAGAGTCATTTTTAAATTCGCTGAAATTTAAAAATGATGCTAAATTTTCAATTTATCATGAAAAAAAAGGTTCATCTCTTTATTTAAGAGAAGTATTTCTTCAAATAAAATTACATGATAATTACGTCATCACTATTCATCATTTTTTACCAGACAAAGTAAAAGAGCTTTTCTTACGATTTTTTATATTTGCCATTTTGTTAACTATTGTCGTAATTTCACTCGCAAGCTGGAGCATCTACAAATTAACAAAACCACTTAAAAACCTTGCGAATGCTGCAACTGAGCTAGGTGCCAATATAAATACGCACCCATTAACAGAGGTCGGCCCCAAAGAGATCGTGCTGGCATCTAAAGCTTTTAACTCAATGCAAAGCAGCCTAAAAAGCCACATAGAAACGCGAACACAAGCATTATTTGCCGTGTCTCATGATCTTAGATTACCTTTAACTCGTCTTAGATTACGTATTGAAAACAATCTATCCAGCTCATTAAAAGAGCAAATTGATCAAGATATCGCTGAAATGGAGTCAATGATTGAGCAAACCTTAGATTACTTAAAAGCAGGTTATGACACCGAAGCATTTATAAGACTAAATATTGGTTCATTATTAGATAGTATCTGTGACAACATGGAAGATCTAGGTGCCAATATTGAGCGTTTCGGACAAATAAAAATTCCTATAATGGCTCAGCCACAAGCAATAAATCGATGCCTGTCAAATATCTTCGAAAATGCTCGACGTTACGGAGGAGATAAGATAACTCTCTCAATAGAAGACTTTGTCTCTTACATCAAAATTTGCATTGAAGATAATGGCCCTGGCATTCCTGAAAAAGATCTATTAAATGTATTCGAACCTTATTATAGATTAGAGACATCACGTTCTAGACATACCGGTGGCACTGGCTTGGGCTTACCCATTGCAAAAAAAATAATTGATCAACACAATGGGAAAATACTACTAAAATCGCCACCAGGCAGAGGGTTAATTGTAACTATTATATTGCCGAAAAATAATAAAACAGCCCAGCCGCCAACGCAAATTGAATCAATAAAATAG
- a CDS encoding YhbP family protein → MSQTPIFILLITPCDIINKTEISRLVMIDTQESSNPIFTYLKKQHVLSLSCAFDDDIWCANCFYIFDEENVVFYLMTSTESRHSKLMLKNHLVAGTVNGQPKNISLIKGIQYKGVISLLTEENKADALALYVKRFPIAKIKSLPLWKIEISELKFTNNILGFGKKLDWHRE, encoded by the coding sequence ATGAGTCAGACGCCAATTTTTATTTTATTAATAACCCCATGTGATATTATTAATAAAACTGAGATTAGTAGATTAGTTATGATTGACACACAAGAATCATCCAACCCCATTTTCACTTATTTAAAAAAACAGCATGTGTTGTCGTTGAGTTGTGCATTCGATGATGACATCTGGTGTGCTAATTGTTTTTATATTTTTGACGAAGAAAATGTTGTTTTTTACTTGATGACATCAACAGAGAGTCGCCATAGTAAATTAATGCTAAAAAATCATCTCGTGGCAGGAACAGTAAACGGACAACCTAAAAACATCTCATTAATTAAAGGTATTCAATATAAAGGGGTTATCTCACTGCTAACTGAAGAAAATAAAGCAGATGCACTTGCTTTATACGTTAAACGATTCCCTATTGCTAAAATAAAATCACTGCCGTTATGGAAAATAGAAATTTCAGAATTGAAATTTACCAATAATATTCTCGGGTTTGGCAAAAAATTGGATTGGCATCGAGAATAA
- a CDS encoding MerR family transcriptional regulator produces MPVTYNIKEFELLSNISAHNLRYFDKIGLLTPHRDSNGYRVYSLPQVAIAEMISILQKAKVPNTSIKKLLNEYNSIDTIDKLKESKINLYHHIQELTAAYEQLSEHISTLEKINVVKQCLDKPFIEDRDAVTVGTISLKTDNIVDFFEMVGEISNNDAWYLTHDYGFILNTKEIKKSGYPLLVMYCTSKAVIKKTPYEIKSGRYMSVYCSGSLENNSKVYDLVKHAKDCGYRLSDEIYIENVSGPAIESDKKDFIIKIMIPIEGC; encoded by the coding sequence ATGCCAGTAACTTACAATATTAAAGAATTTGAACTGCTTAGTAATATATCAGCTCACAATTTAAGGTATTTCGATAAAATAGGGCTTTTAACGCCACATAGAGACAGTAATGGATATCGGGTTTATTCACTTCCGCAAGTTGCTATTGCTGAAATGATTAGCATTCTTCAAAAGGCTAAAGTTCCCAATACCAGCATTAAAAAGCTACTTAATGAATATAACTCTATTGATACAATTGATAAGCTAAAAGAATCAAAAATAAATTTATATCATCACATTCAAGAGTTAACGGCAGCATATGAACAATTGAGTGAACATATCTCAACACTCGAGAAAATCAATGTAGTAAAACAATGCTTAGATAAACCTTTTATTGAAGACAGAGACGCCGTAACGGTTGGTACAATTTCATTAAAAACAGATAATATCGTTGATTTTTTTGAGATGGTAGGAGAGATATCAAACAATGATGCTTGGTATCTCACTCATGATTATGGATTTATTCTTAATACGAAAGAGATTAAAAAATCAGGTTATCCACTGTTGGTTATGTATTGTACTTCAAAGGCCGTAATAAAAAAGACACCCTATGAAATAAAATCCGGTAGATACATGAGTGTTTATTGTAGTGGTAGTTTGGAAAATAATAGCAAAGTGTATGATTTGGTTAAACATGCAAAGGATTGTGGTTATAGATTAAGTGATGAAATTTATATAGAAAATGTTAGTGGTCCAGCTATTGAATCAGATAAAAAGGATTTTATTATAAAAATAATGATCCCAATCGAAGGCTGTTGA
- a CDS encoding UbiX family flavin prenyltransferase, with translation MTKRRIIVGISGATGFEYGVKALQLLKPMDIEVHLVVSKGAELTRSLETAYTRSDVEALADMVHPISNIGASIASGSFQTLGMLVAPCSMRSLAAIANNMADNLLTRAADVVLKERRRLVLMARETPLNLGHLRNMQWVTEMGGIIFPPVPALYQKPQSIDDVITHSVGRALDLFGLDVPKLPRWGNE, from the coding sequence GTGACGAAACGTCGGATCATCGTTGGGATCTCTGGAGCGACCGGATTTGAGTATGGTGTCAAAGCATTGCAGTTACTCAAACCGATGGATATAGAGGTGCATCTGGTTGTCTCGAAAGGGGCAGAGTTAACCCGCAGTTTGGAAACGGCTTATACCCGTTCGGATGTTGAGGCATTGGCGGATATGGTGCATCCGATCAGTAATATCGGTGCATCGATAGCCAGTGGTTCATTTCAAACCTTAGGGATGCTGGTTGCACCTTGTTCCATGCGTTCGCTAGCCGCGATTGCCAATAACATGGCGGATAATTTGCTCACTCGTGCAGCCGATGTGGTGCTCAAAGAGAGACGGCGTTTAGTTTTAATGGCGCGAGAAACGCCGTTAAATTTGGGTCATTTACGAAATATGCAATGGGTGACAGAAATGGGGGGAATTATATTTCCTCCGGTTCCCGCCTTATATCAAAAACCACAATCCATCGATGATGTTATTACTCACAGTGTTGGTAGAGCGCTTGATCTATTTGGCTTAGATGTTCCGAAGTTGCCACGGTGGGGTAATGAGTGA
- a CDS encoding response regulator transcription factor has translation MQNKVLVVDDDPKLTALLDSYLTSHNYLVAICHDGHSMFKSIKFFEPDLIILDIMLPGDDGLVLCKKIRQISSTPILMLTARGNDIDRIIGLETGADDYLAKPFSPRELVARMKSILRRFSEQLTLPSTARTEHTKKHNLNNNVKFDSWTLDLGSYHLIDDNGVVTILSTGEFKLLRLFTEHANKVLTRDQLMDVLAGHDADPTDRTVDVMISRLRRRLNDNAKAPNLIITVRNEGYKLNCDTQSS, from the coding sequence ATGCAAAATAAAGTGTTAGTTGTCGATGATGACCCCAAGCTGACAGCCTTACTCGATAGTTATTTGACATCACATAACTATTTAGTTGCTATCTGTCATGATGGGCATTCGATGTTTAAAAGCATTAAGTTTTTTGAACCAGATCTGATTATTCTGGATATTATGTTACCCGGTGATGATGGTTTGGTGCTGTGTAAAAAAATACGACAAATATCATCAACCCCTATTCTGATGTTGACTGCTCGTGGCAATGATATAGACCGTATTATTGGGCTGGAAACGGGTGCTGATGATTATTTAGCGAAACCATTCAGCCCGAGAGAACTGGTAGCAAGAATGAAATCTATATTGCGTCGGTTTTCAGAGCAATTAACATTACCCTCAACTGCGCGAACTGAGCACACTAAAAAACATAATCTAAATAATAATGTGAAGTTCGACTCTTGGACATTAGATCTAGGTTCATATCATCTCATTGATGACAACGGCGTTGTAACTATACTATCGACAGGTGAATTCAAATTACTCCGTTTATTTACTGAACATGCCAATAAAGTATTAACACGTGATCAATTAATGGATGTATTAGCAGGCCATGATGCAGACCCTACCGACAGAACCGTTGATGTGATGATCTCCCGACTGCGTCGTCGTCTGAATGATAATGCCAAAGCACCTAACCTGATCATCACAGTCAGAAATGAAGGATATAAATTAAATTGCGATACACAGAGCAGTTAA
- a CDS encoding efflux transporter outer membrane subunit, with protein MTKRPIALAIALLLAGCSLAPGYQRPAAPIPTNYAVSVKTTQQTTDWQQVFTDPALQKLIDTAIQNNRDLRVAMLNVAAYQAQYRIQRAAQLPSLSAAGTQTRQRIPATYSGTETISNKDTATLGISSYEIDLYGRLKNLKNQALENYLAQEETQRSTQLSLIANVASAYMTLLADQDLLKLSEQTAQSYTQSYGLTQQRYQAGIASALDLSQSRSNLESVKASLAQYHRQVALDKNALQLLLGTNIPAGLSSGLPEQDLTLLSPLGADIPSTLLVRRPDILSAEHVLKAANANISAARAAFFPSISLTTNAGSMSSSLNKLFDAGSGSWLFEPSIDLPIFDWGSREAQLDVAKIQAKIEIATYEKAIQTAFQEVSDGLAAQDGYKDQLHAQQALVDATKTYYQQAQNRYEKGIDSYLTLLDAQRSLFTAEQGLVTTRLALLNNRVSLFKALGGGWQKK; from the coding sequence ATGACTAAGCGCCCTATTGCTCTCGCTATCGCGCTCTTATTAGCCGGTTGCTCGTTAGCGCCGGGATATCAACGCCCTGCGGCACCAATACCGACGAATTATGCCGTTAGTGTAAAAACAACCCAGCAGACAACCGACTGGCAGCAAGTCTTTACCGATCCGGCATTACAAAAACTGATTGATACCGCCATACAAAATAATCGCGACCTTCGGGTCGCCATGTTGAATGTGGCAGCTTATCAAGCGCAATATCGTATTCAACGCGCAGCTCAGTTACCAAGCCTGTCGGCAGCGGGTACACAGACACGCCAGCGCATTCCGGCGACGTATAGTGGCACAGAAACCATCAGCAACAAGGATACGGCGACACTGGGTATTAGTTCATACGAAATTGATCTTTATGGCCGTTTGAAAAATCTAAAAAACCAAGCGTTGGAAAATTATCTGGCACAAGAGGAAACACAACGCAGCACTCAGTTGTCGCTGATAGCCAATGTAGCCAGCGCATACATGACACTCTTGGCCGATCAGGATTTATTAAAACTGTCGGAACAGACCGCCCAAAGTTACACACAAAGTTATGGACTAACCCAGCAACGCTATCAAGCTGGTATCGCCTCGGCACTCGATCTGAGCCAATCACGTAGTAATTTAGAAAGTGTGAAGGCCAGTTTGGCACAATATCACCGACAAGTTGCACTGGATAAAAATGCTCTACAATTGCTACTTGGCACAAACATACCCGCCGGATTATCAAGCGGATTACCGGAGCAGGATCTGACACTACTATCCCCTCTGGGTGCAGATATTCCTTCAACATTATTAGTTCGCCGTCCGGATATCTTGTCGGCAGAACACGTCTTAAAAGCAGCAAACGCAAATATTAGCGCCGCGCGGGCTGCATTTTTCCCTTCAATTAGCCTGACAACAAATGCTGGCAGTATGAGTTCATCGCTTAACAAATTGTTTGATGCGGGCTCTGGCAGCTGGCTGTTTGAACCAAGTATCGATTTACCAATTTTTGATTGGGGTAGCCGTGAGGCACAGTTGGATGTTGCTAAAATTCAGGCAAAAATTGAAATCGCAACGTATGAAAAAGCCATTCAAACAGCCTTCCAGGAAGTTTCCGATGGATTAGCCGCTCAAGATGGTTACAAAGATCAACTACATGCTCAACAAGCATTGGTCGATGCAACAAAAACCTATTATCAACAAGCACAAAATCGTTATGAAAAAGGCATCGATAGTTATCTCACGCTATTAGATGCACAACGGTCATTATTTACCGCAGAACAAGGCTTAGTCACCACACGTTTGGCATTACTAAACAATCGGGTTAGTTTATTTAAAGCACTCGGCGGTGGCTGGCAGAAAAAATAA
- a CDS encoding copper-binding protein, translated as MKTTLASIITASVFALFIQASYADVETYHAHGIVQSVDTTSKTLTLKQDAVTELGWPVRTMNYSVDGNNIMTNVKAGENIDVTFTDDSPYHPVIHSIN; from the coding sequence ATGAAAACCACATTAGCTTCAATTATTACTGCCTCTGTTTTTGCTCTATTTATTCAGGCATCTTATGCTGATGTAGAAACATATCATGCACATGGCATTGTTCAGAGTGTTGACACCACAAGTAAAACCCTGACTTTGAAACAAGATGCTGTCACCGAGCTGGGTTGGCCAGTTCGTACAATGAATTATAGTGTGGATGGTAATAACATCATGACCAATGTTAAAGCCGGTGAAAATATCGATGTTACTTTTACCGATGACTCACCATACCATCCAGTTATTCACTCCATTAATTAA